One Candidatus Paceibacterota bacterium genomic region harbors:
- a CDS encoding nucleotidyltransferase domain-containing protein — MVVINQIKNKIKQLGARRRASAYVRYLEGNRVPISAAYLFGSYVKGNTNKWSDVDVCVVSPLFRTTDALSFLWHGRRTEDVKNSIEPVGFDEESFADPNNELAYEIKKTGIRIG; from the coding sequence ATGGTTGTCATCAATCAGATAAAAAATAAAATCAAGCAACTTGGTGCTCGACGTCGGGCATCGGCGTACGTGCGTTATCTTGAAGGAAACAGAGTTCCGATTTCGGCCGCGTACTTGTTCGGATCATATGTAAAAGGGAATACAAACAAATGGAGCGACGTAGATGTGTGTGTGGTTTCGCCGCTCTTTCGTACAACCGACGCACTGTCATTCCTGTGGCACGGGCGTAGAACCGAGGATGTGAAAAATAGCATAGAACCCGTCGGCTTTGATGAAGAAAGTTTTGCCGATCCCAATAACGAGTTGGCCTACGAAATTAAAAAGACGGGGATACGAATAGGGTAA
- a CDS encoding GspE/PulE family protein, with protein sequence MQLDTKQLKQFVLDAGLISGADFDAADKLAKEKDRTVGDVLVSEGKITEDEFRRVQAYLFGIPFISLKGQKIDPKLLAIIPEPIARKHNVLAYARDKDNNIEVAMLDPQDVEAIEFIAKRTGVRILPRLTDTESIKGGLIQYQKSLRDEFGSIISSEARKIGGRGETSAETGGLTSAAENVRGLTSGPEVDPDLAKLAEDVPVVRIVDALLEHAILQQASDIHIEPFEGQLVIRYRIDGILHDAMILPIAAASGIVARIKVLSHLRLDEKRLPQDGRFKIDNAETGQKVSFRVSLLPTYFGEKVVMRLLPDTAKGFTLEVLGFHGAGLEAIHDAMRQTTGIILATGPTGSGKTTTLYTMIDTLNTPDVNISTIEDPIEYQMGRVNQTQVKPDIGLTFGAGLRALMRQDPNIIMVGEIRDKETASLAINAALTGHLVLSTLHTNSAAGAVPRLIDMGVEPFLLVSTLNVVIAQRLVRRLHHVNEKYTLTAGEIESLKKHINLDVVLQKLREEKIVGPTDDFSKIQFCRPKPSPDCPDGYKSRVGIHEIMKMTPAIKELIIKNASDADLERTARAAGMLTMFEDGIFKAAQGVTSIEEVLRVANE encoded by the coding sequence ATGCAACTCGACACCAAACAGCTCAAGCAATTCGTGCTCGATGCCGGCTTGATCTCTGGTGCCGACTTCGACGCGGCAGATAAACTTGCAAAGGAGAAGGATAGAACGGTCGGCGACGTTTTAGTTTCTGAAGGTAAGATTACCGAAGACGAATTCCGCCGTGTGCAGGCGTACCTCTTCGGCATTCCATTCATATCTTTAAAGGGTCAGAAGATAGACCCGAAACTGCTTGCAATAATCCCGGAACCGATTGCGCGCAAACACAATGTGCTCGCTTACGCGAGAGATAAAGACAACAATATCGAGGTAGCGATGCTTGATCCGCAAGACGTGGAGGCTATCGAGTTCATCGCCAAGCGCACGGGTGTGCGCATTTTACCGCGGCTCACAGACACAGAATCTATAAAAGGAGGTCTTATCCAATATCAGAAAAGCTTGCGCGACGAGTTTGGCAGTATTATAAGTTCAGAGGCGAGGAAGATAGGTGGCCGAGGAGAGACCTCCGCTGAAACCGGAGGACTCACCTCGGCCGCTGAAAATGTCAGAGGACTCACCTCTGGCCCTGAAGTTGATCCTGATCTGGCTAAGCTGGCAGAAGATGTGCCGGTGGTGCGCATTGTGGACGCTTTGCTCGAGCACGCCATTCTCCAGCAGGCGTCGGATATTCATATCGAACCTTTCGAGGGCCAGCTCGTAATCCGCTATCGCATCGACGGTATCTTGCATGACGCAATGATATTGCCAATCGCCGCCGCTTCCGGCATCGTGGCGCGCATCAAAGTGCTTTCGCACCTGCGCCTAGATGAAAAGCGCTTGCCTCAAGACGGACGATTTAAAATCGACAATGCCGAGACTGGGCAGAAGGTGTCATTCCGCGTTTCGCTCTTGCCGACATACTTCGGCGAGAAGGTGGTGATGCGCTTGCTTCCCGATACAGCAAAGGGATTCACTCTCGAGGTGCTCGGCTTCCATGGCGCCGGGCTCGAAGCTATTCACGACGCAATGAGACAAACGACGGGGATAATCCTGGCCACCGGCCCGACCGGCTCGGGCAAGACGACGACGCTCTATACGATGATAGACACGCTAAATACACCGGACGTAAATATTTCTACAATAGAGGATCCGATCGAATATCAGATGGGTCGTGTTAATCAGACGCAGGTTAAGCCCGACATCGGCCTGACCTTCGGTGCCGGTTTGCGTGCCCTGATGCGCCAAGATCCGAATATTATAATGGTGGGGGAGATTCGCGACAAAGAGACAGCATCTCTTGCCATCAATGCGGCGTTGACCGGCCATCTTGTGCTTTCTACTTTGCACACCAACTCGGCTGCCGGTGCGGTGCCGAGGCTTATTGATATGGGGGTGGAGCCGTTCTTGCTCGTCTCAACCCTTAACGTGGTCATCGCTCAGCGCTTGGTGCGGCGTTTGCACCACGTCAACGAGAAATACACGCTGACGGCGGGCGAGATAGAGTCACTAAAGAAGCATATTAATCTCGATGTCGTACTGCAAAAATTACGAGAAGAGAAAATAGTCGGCCCGACCGATGACTTTTCAAAAATCCAATTCTGTCGCCCCAAGCCATCGCCAGACTGCCCGGATGGCTATAAGAGTCGTGTCGGTATTCACGAGATTATGAAGATGACACCGGCGATTAAAGAATTAATCATCAAGAACGCGAGCGATGCCGACTTGGAGCGCACTGCCCGTGCGGCCGGCATGCTTACGATGTTCGAAGATGGCATATTTAAAGCCGCACAAGGCGTAACGAGCATAGAGGAAGTCTTGCGTGTAGCGAATGAGTAA
- a CDS encoding HepT-like ribonuclease domain-containing protein, giving the protein MKAPDETLQKLREYFEKRDDVVLAYLFGSQAKGTATPHRSDYDIAVYFATPSGTFEYEAETGEYQTESAIWSDLESITHEDIDLVVLNRAPASVVFSAINGTEVLAEKDRDLFMKLLLKSSADAEDYAEMVRDYAEIAARSRSLSPQDILRLEKIMTFMGNEMILLEQYGAISQIEFQQDPRARRVLERSVEMLVNAGLDIAKILLASGRRNIPDKYAEVMKNLGYLDNFDNDTALWLSRSATLRNIVAHEYLDLEYTKITTFLTGKEKYFTYLMQYAKEAVRKQREEK; this is encoded by the coding sequence ATGAAAGCGCCGGATGAAACCTTACAAAAATTAAGAGAATATTTTGAAAAGCGTGATGACGTTGTTTTAGCTTACCTCTTCGGTTCGCAGGCAAAGGGGACAGCGACACCTCATCGGTCGGACTATGACATCGCCGTTTATTTCGCGACCCCGTCCGGGACATTCGAATATGAAGCTGAAACTGGTGAATACCAGACCGAGAGTGCGATCTGGAGCGACTTGGAATCAATTACACATGAAGATATTGATCTTGTGGTTCTTAATCGGGCGCCTGCCTCTGTGGTCTTTTCCGCTATAAACGGGACCGAGGTTCTTGCAGAAAAAGATCGCGACCTTTTTATGAAGTTACTTCTCAAGAGCAGTGCCGATGCTGAAGACTACGCCGAGATGGTGCGCGATTACGCCGAGATAGCCGCAAGGTCCAGATCGCTAAGCCCGCAAGACATTCTCCGTTTAGAAAAAATCATGACATTCATGGGCAACGAAATGATCTTGCTCGAACAATATGGCGCAATCAGCCAGATCGAATTTCAACAGGATCCGCGGGCTAGGCGAGTGCTTGAACGCTCCGTCGAAATGCTCGTCAACGCAGGGCTTGATATTGCCAAAATATTGCTCGCTTCCGGCCGAAGAAACATTCCGGACAAGTATGCCGAAGTAATGAAGAATCTTGGATATCTGGATAATTTTGACAATGACACCGCCTTGTGGCTGTCACGTTCCGCAACGCTCCGCAACATTGTCGCGCATGAATATCTCGATCTTGAATATACAAAGATAACCACCTTCCTGACGGGGAAAGAAAAGTATTTTACTTACTTAATGCAATACGCGAAAGAGGCGGTCCGAAAACAGAGAGAAGAAAAGTAG
- a CDS encoding HEPN domain-containing protein — MEFDKEKVAAVWLEYAGEKWKVAEGLQTLGHYSDALFYCHLAIECVLKRCVILKINDHQPYTHDLEKLALIAELKLTPSQLSDLQEINTFNIAGRYPEYKQAFYKKVTKEYFTEYFEKSKQMFIWLSSIR; from the coding sequence ATGGAGTTCGATAAAGAAAAAGTTGCCGCGGTTTGGCTTGAGTATGCGGGTGAAAAATGGAAAGTGGCGGAGGGATTGCAAACGCTCGGGCACTATTCCGACGCACTTTTTTATTGTCATTTGGCTATCGAGTGTGTACTTAAACGATGTGTTATTTTGAAAATCAATGACCACCAGCCATATACGCATGACCTCGAGAAGTTGGCGCTTATCGCCGAGTTGAAGCTTACTCCAAGCCAGCTTTCGGATTTGCAAGAGATCAACACTTTTAATATTGCCGGTAGGTATCCCGAGTATAAACAGGCATTTTATAAAAAGGTTACCAAAGAGTATTTTACAGAATACTTCGAGAAGTCTAAACAAATGTTCATATGGTTGTCATCAATCAGATAA
- a CDS encoding L,D-transpeptidase family protein, producing MSDWLNKWYYREVPAGPSLIILGLMAIGVIALSRGLVREGILSANYSVRLPEFVNKLTGENNDFQYGSYSALGNAKYFDDARKAFVDAKTSFIEANLTTMKLDVYQDGVAVLEVPILTKGKPGSWWETPAGIYKIETKEKNHFSTFGSVYQPWSMVFQGNFFIHGWPYHEDGTPVASTYSGGCIRLNTDDAKKVYDLVKVNMPVLVYEASFSGDNSSYAFRPPQVKARQYLVADLTNNFVFTEKGKTEVVPIASVVKLVTALTAAEYINLDKKVEITKEMLATTSIPRLEAGREYTTYELLYPLLQESSNEAAVALAHLMPGNSFVNNMNRKALAIGMTHTHFTDPFGGDSGNTSSAEDLFQLSKFLYTNRSFVLKLSAGTLKTTAYDAPDFGDLQNFNIFAGDPAFIGGKIGKTIAAEETMVALFNLQNNGVSHPIAIIALGSPDVGTDIRNLYNYAKNNFALTSNTTSP from the coding sequence ATGTCAGATTGGCTCAACAAATGGTATTACCGCGAGGTGCCGGCTGGGCCCTCGCTCATCATACTGGGACTCATGGCTATTGGCGTCATTGCGCTTTCGCGCGGACTTGTGCGCGAGGGGATATTGAGCGCGAACTATTCTGTGCGACTGCCGGAATTTGTGAATAAACTGACCGGCGAGAATAACGACTTCCAGTACGGCTCATATTCTGCGCTTGGCAATGCCAAATATTTCGACGATGCGCGTAAAGCTTTCGTAGACGCCAAGACCAGCTTTATTGAGGCGAATTTAACGACAATGAAGCTCGACGTCTATCAAGACGGCGTAGCTGTTCTGGAAGTGCCAATTTTGACCAAAGGCAAGCCCGGTTCTTGGTGGGAGACGCCGGCAGGGATTTATAAAATAGAAACGAAAGAGAAGAATCATTTCTCGACATTCGGCAGTGTTTATCAGCCATGGAGCATGGTCTTCCAAGGCAACTTCTTCATCCACGGCTGGCCGTATCATGAGGACGGCACGCCGGTCGCCTCGACCTATTCCGGCGGTTGTATCCGTCTCAACACTGATGACGCCAAGAAAGTTTATGACTTGGTAAAAGTGAATATGCCGGTTTTGGTGTATGAAGCGTCGTTCTCTGGCGATAACTCAAGCTACGCTTTCCGCCCGCCGCAGGTGAAGGCGCGACAGTACCTCGTCGCCGATCTGACCAACAACTTCGTCTTTACCGAGAAAGGGAAAACAGAAGTCGTGCCGATAGCCTCTGTAGTAAAGCTTGTAACCGCGCTTACCGCCGCAGAATATATAAATCTTGATAAAAAAGTAGAAATCACAAAAGAGATGCTGGCGACGACTTCTATCCCGCGTCTTGAAGCCGGCAGGGAGTACACCACTTACGAGCTTCTCTATCCGCTCTTGCAAGAGTCATCGAATGAGGCGGCAGTCGCGCTCGCACACCTAATGCCAGGTAATAGCTTCGTGAATAATATGAACAGAAAGGCATTGGCTATTGGCATGACGCACACTCACTTCACCGACCCGTTCGGTGGAGACTCTGGCAACACTTCGAGCGCAGAAGATCTCTTCCAGCTTTCTAAATTCTTGTATACGAATAGAAGCTTTGTTTTGAAATTATCGGCTGGTACACTTAAGACGACCGCCTATGATGCGCCAGACTTCGGTGATCTGCAGAACTTCAACATCTTCGCCGGCGACCCGGCCTTCATTGGTGGCAAAATCGGTAAAACTATCGCAGCGGAGGAGACGATGGTGGCATTGTTTAATCTGCAAAACAACGGTGTCTCTCATCCAATAGCAATAATAGCGTTAGGTTCACCGGACGTAGGCACAGACATTCGCAATTTGTACAATTACGCGAAAAATAACTTCGCGCTGACATCCAATACCACCTCACCCTAA
- the clpP gene encoding ATP-dependent Clp endopeptidase proteolytic subunit ClpP, with the protein MLIPTVIEKSPFGERAYDIYSRLLKDRIIFVADVVDDHLANIVTAQLLFLESEDAKKDITMYINSPGGSVTAGLAIYDVMQHVKPDVSTICAGIAASMGAFLLSSGKKGKRFALPNSEVMIHQVMGGTEGQASDVEIHAKHILKTKARLNSILAKNTGQSIAQIEKDSDRDNFMSAEEAKKYGLVDEVLKQK; encoded by the coding sequence ATGTTAATCCCAACCGTTATCGAGAAGTCCCCATTCGGCGAGCGCGCGTATGATATTTATTCGCGTTTACTCAAGGACCGCATTATCTTCGTCGCCGATGTCGTTGACGATCATCTTGCAAATATTGTGACCGCACAGCTTCTATTTCTAGAATCCGAGGATGCCAAGAAAGACATCACGATGTACATCAACTCCCCCGGCGGCTCCGTCACGGCCGGCCTCGCCATCTACGACGTGATGCAACACGTGAAGCCCGACGTCTCTACCATCTGCGCCGGCATCGCGGCATCCATGGGCGCCTTCCTCTTATCCTCGGGCAAGAAAGGCAAACGCTTCGCCCTCCCCAACTCCGAAGTGATGATCCACCAAGTGATGGGCGGCACCGAAGGCCAAGCCTCCGACGTGGAGATTCACGCCAAGCATATCTTGAAAACCAAAGCACGACTGAACAGCATTTTAGCCAAGAACACCGGCCAGTCCATCGCCCAGATTGAGAAAGACTCCGACAGAGACAACTTTATGTCCGCCGAAGAGGCCAAGAAGTACGGCCTGGTGGATGAAGTCCTGAAGCAGAAGTAA
- a CDS encoding trigger factor, translating to MKTEIKTIGASLIEITGEVPSETLETYRKKAVAHLAGEVKIDGFRDGKVPESVLKQKVGESVILEEMAEMAIQEAYPKIIEENKLDTIGRPKVKITKLTPGNPMAFTIETAVMPEIKLPDYKKIIHDTKEEFAKKDVVVTDTEVETAIQDILKRRAEFEARSSKETADSSSPTPNSKLLTPPVLTDEIAKTLGKFENVAEFKAKLKENMAEEKKTDHEVSMQSAFVENVADKSKLELPELLVEYELNRMWRQFSGRIEEAGLKVSDYLAQTKKSEEDIKKDWRGEAEKRAKAELVLREIAKTEKIEIKHEEIEADVKKIMEMYKDADLQATQNYVAENLQNKKLFELFASF from the coding sequence ATGAAAACAGAAATTAAGACTATCGGGGCTTCGCTTATCGAGATCACGGGCGAGGTGCCGAGTGAGACACTCGAGACTTATCGCAAAAAGGCGGTGGCTCATTTGGCCGGTGAGGTGAAGATTGATGGCTTCCGCGATGGCAAAGTGCCGGAATCGGTACTTAAACAGAAGGTTGGCGAGTCTGTAATACTCGAAGAAATGGCAGAAATGGCTATTCAGGAGGCTTATCCGAAGATTATTGAGGAGAATAAACTCGATACTATCGGCCGACCGAAGGTCAAGATCACCAAGCTCACCCCGGGCAACCCGATGGCCTTTACCATCGAGACTGCCGTGATGCCGGAGATTAAATTGCCGGATTACAAGAAAATAATTCACGATACGAAAGAGGAGTTCGCGAAGAAAGATGTCGTAGTGACCGACACAGAGGTAGAGACGGCGATACAGGATATCTTGAAACGAAGGGCGGAGTTCGAAGCTCGGAGCTCAAAGGAAACTGCCGATTCGAGTTCCCCAACTCCTAACTCCAAACTCCTAACTCCTCCCGTTTTGACGGATGAAATTGCAAAAACGCTCGGCAAATTCGAGAATGTCGCTGAATTCAAAGCCAAGCTCAAAGAGAATATGGCAGAAGAGAAGAAGACCGACCACGAAGTGTCAATGCAGAGTGCCTTCGTCGAAAATGTGGCCGATAAATCGAAGCTCGAACTGCCGGAACTCTTAGTAGAATACGAATTGAACCGCATGTGGAGGCAATTTAGCGGCCGTATTGAGGAGGCGGGATTAAAAGTCAGTGATTATCTGGCGCAGACCAAGAAATCGGAGGAGGATATCAAGAAAGATTGGCGAGGCGAGGCCGAGAAAAGAGCAAAGGCCGAGCTCGTGTTGCGCGAGATTGCTAAGACCGAAAAAATCGAGATTAAACACGAAGAGATAGAGGCCGACGTCAAGAAAATCATGGAGATGTACAAAGACGCTGATCTGCAAGCGACGCAGAATTACGTGGCAGAAAATCTGCAGAATAAAAAGCTCTTCGAACTTTTTGCGAGTTTCTAA
- the nusA gene encoding transcription termination factor NusA, producing MFDMKAMTGALTQLEEERGIPKEKIIEAIELALAAAYKKDYGKKNQIIRAHFDITTGALQFEQVKKVVDESVLKGEDEEDEEETEGDSPAGEKKVRFNEDHHIMLADAKIMKKDAQVGDELVFPLDDKEDFGRIAAQTAKQVIIQRIREAERVSILGEYATKAGDIVQGKVQQMERGNVFVDLGRAVGILPYDEQIPGEHYRQGERIKAYLVRVEEGPRGVTLRLSRSHPQFITKLFEMEAPEIASGTVLITNVAREAGSRSKIAVKATDPHIDPVGSCVGQRGVRVSTVISELGGEKLDIIEWSPIPEQFISNALSPATASSIQLFPETNEAKVEVAADQFSLAIGRGGQNVRLAAKLTGWKIDISSPDMPKPEAVEAPAVAE from the coding sequence ATGTTCGACATGAAAGCAATGACGGGTGCGCTAACACAGCTCGAAGAAGAGCGCGGCATCCCTAAGGAGAAGATTATAGAGGCTATCGAGCTGGCCCTAGCCGCCGCGTACAAGAAAGATTACGGCAAGAAGAACCAGATAATCCGCGCGCACTTCGATATCACGACCGGCGCCCTGCAATTCGAGCAGGTCAAGAAAGTGGTGGATGAGTCGGTGCTAAAAGGCGAAGATGAAGAAGACGAGGAAGAGACGGAGGGTGATTCGCCAGCCGGCGAAAAGAAAGTCCGCTTCAATGAAGACCATCACATCATGCTCGCCGATGCGAAAATTATGAAGAAAGACGCCCAAGTTGGCGATGAATTGGTCTTCCCCTTGGACGACAAAGAAGACTTCGGCCGTATTGCCGCCCAGACAGCCAAGCAAGTCATCATTCAGCGTATTCGTGAAGCAGAGAGAGTCTCTATATTAGGAGAGTATGCCACCAAGGCCGGCGACATAGTCCAAGGCAAGGTCCAACAGATGGAGCGTGGCAACGTCTTCGTCGACCTCGGCCGAGCCGTCGGCATCCTCCCCTATGACGAGCAGATACCGGGCGAGCATTATCGCCAAGGCGAAAGAATAAAAGCATATCTTGTTCGCGTCGAGGAAGGCCCGCGCGGTGTTACCCTTCGCCTTTCTCGCTCGCATCCGCAATTTATTACTAAACTTTTCGAAATGGAGGCGCCAGAGATCGCAAGCGGTACCGTGCTTATTACAAACGTCGCCCGTGAAGCCGGTTCCCGCTCCAAGATTGCCGTTAAGGCGACAGACCCGCACATTGACCCTGTCGGCTCGTGCGTCGGCCAGCGCGGCGTCCGCGTCTCAACGGTCATCAGCGAACTCGGTGGCGAGAAGCTAGACATTATAGAGTGGTCGCCGATACCGGAGCAGTTCATCAGCAACGCCCTCTCCCCCGCAACTGCATCGAGCATTCAATTATTCCCAGAGACTAATGAGGCGAAAGTAGAAGTCGCCGCCGACCAGTTCTCCCTTGCTATCGGCCGCGGAGGCCAGAACGTGCGCCTCGCCGCCAAGCTTACCGGCTGGAAGATAGACATCAGCTCGCCGGATATGCCGAAGCCGGAAGCCGTCGAAGCGCCTGCAGTTGCAGAATAA